ACACGTACAAATTCCTCAAGTTTATTCTGATTAATATCAATATTCGCTCTTATCATCTATTTTATAACTCCCACAAAGTATAGCACCAGTACAATTATTCCAAGGACAATCCGATAATATCCAAACACCTTGAAATCATGCTTTTTAATGTAATCCATAAAGACTTTTATCACAGCATACGCAAACACAAACGACAAAACGAACCCTAAAGCAATCAAAAACCATTCATATCCGCTTAAAGCCGTACCAAGTTTTACCAACTTCAAAAGTGTCGCCCCAAGCATTGTCGGAATCGCAAGAAAAAATGAAAATTCCGTTGCTAAAACTCTGTTTAACCCAAGTAAAACTCCACCAATAATCGTAGCAGCTGATCTCGAAGTTCCCGGAATCATCGCAAGACATTGAAACAGCCCTACTCCAATCGCAGTTTTTACTGACATTTGGGTAATTGAATTAATTCTGCCTTTCTTTTTCTCCCTAGACTCAAGCCAGATAAGTATAACTCCATAAATAACCAGCATTATTGCTACAACTATCGAATTAAACAGCACTTTATCAATAATATCGTCAAACAGAAGTCCCAGCACAACCGCAGGAAGCACCGCAATCACTATTTTTACCCACATCTGAATAATATCAGCTCTCTGACTCTTGCTAAGCCCTTTTGCAAATGGAAAAATTCTTTTCCAATAATACACAACTACTGATAAAATCGCTCCTAACTGTATAATTATCTTGAACGCATTGGCAAACTCCTCATCTTGTGAAAGCTGCAAAAACTGATCCACAATAATCATATGCCCTGTACTGCTGACAGGTATAAACTCTGTAAGCCCTTCCACAAGGCTTAAAATAAACACTTTAATAATATCCGCAAACATAATATTTTCCTTTCTTTTTTATTTTTTCATTAATCTTATTCTTTAAATTATCATTTATTATATCACATATTTCCGACTTTATTAATAGCTATAAAATTTTCTTGTTTATTCATTTTAAATATGATATCCTAAAATCAGAAATATTTAAAGAGGAAAACTAAATGAAAAAAAATAAAATTCTTTATACAATAAATTATGATAAAATCGTAGATTTCAAGGAAAGAGTTACTCGATTTACAGTCAGATTTAAATTTAAGCGTTCAGAAAATGAAAAATATTTTGGAGAAGATTTTGCTCATTTACATGATACAGGGAGATTGACGGAATTATTGATTGATGGAGCAGAATTGTTGATAAAAAGTGCTGATAATGAAAAAAGAAAAACTAAATGGGATGTTATCGCAGTAAAGGTTCATAGGGAAATTATACTTATTAATACAGCTTTTCATCGCTACATTACAGAATCTATATTTAACAATGCACAAATTTCACCATTTGGAAAGCCTTTGTATGTAAAGCCTGAAATTAAGCATAATAATAGTAAACTAGATTTTTATCTGGAAACTGAAAAAGATAAAATTTATGTTGAGGTAAAAGGCTGTACTTTGGTAAATAGAAAAACTGCCCAATTCCCCGGCTCTCCTTCCGTGCGTGCTTTAAAACATCTGAAGGAATTGATGGAACTCAAAAAGGAAGGATTTAGAACGGCTGTCTTTATTCTCATATTTAGAAAATCAGAAATTTTTGCACCTGAACATATTATTGACAGGAAATTTTCAGAAACTTTTTATGAAGCAATGGAAAATGGAGTGGAAATTTATCCGATGCTTTTGGAGTATAGGGAAGATGGGAATGTATGTTTTGTGAAAAATATAGAAGTGGCAGAAAAACTGTTTTAATATTCAAATAAAAAAAATCATAAAATAGTTAAAAAATTTAAATCAATAAAAAATCGGAATATATTTAAGATATTGATTAATTCCGATTTATTTTTTTATAATTACATTTTATTCAATTTTTCTTTTGCCTCTTCTACAATGTATAACTTATTCCCGTTTTCAATAACTTCTTCGTATAATTTTCTTGCTTCTTCTGTCTCTCCTGCTTTTACTTTATAATTTGCTAATAAATTTTTAATTACTAGAATCTGACGTTTATTACTTAATTTTTTTAATAATTCCGATAAAATTTCAATCATTTTTGTATTGTCATTTTCATAAAATAAAATACCATTTAAAAATTCAATAAGAGGATTTATTCCTTCTAATTCCTTATTAGTTTTAAACTTCTCTTT
The Leptotrichia trevisanii DSM 22070 DNA segment above includes these coding regions:
- the sfsA gene encoding DNA/RNA nuclease SfsA, with translation MKKNKILYTINYDKIVDFKERVTRFTVRFKFKRSENEKYFGEDFAHLHDTGRLTELLIDGAELLIKSADNEKRKTKWDVIAVKVHREIILINTAFHRYITESIFNNAQISPFGKPLYVKPEIKHNNSKLDFYLETEKDKIYVEVKGCTLVNRKTAQFPGSPSVRALKHLKELMELKKEGFRTAVFILIFRKSEIFAPEHIIDRKFSETFYEAMENGVEIYPMLLEYREDGNVCFVKNIEVAEKLF
- a CDS encoding undecaprenyl-diphosphate phosphatase; protein product: MFADIIKVFILSLVEGLTEFIPVSSTGHMIIVDQFLQLSQDEEFANAFKIIIQLGAILSVVVYYWKRIFPFAKGLSKSQRADIIQMWVKIVIAVLPAVVLGLLFDDIIDKVLFNSIVVAIMLVIYGVILIWLESREKKKGRINSITQMSVKTAIGVGLFQCLAMIPGTSRSAATIIGGVLLGLNRVLATEFSFFLAIPTMLGATLLKLVKLGTALSGYEWFLIALGFVLSFVFAYAVIKVFMDYIKKHDFKVFGYYRIVLGIIVLVLYFVGVIK